The Amblyomma americanum isolate KBUSLIRL-KWMA chromosome 3, ASM5285725v1, whole genome shotgun sequence genome window below encodes:
- the LOC144125009 gene encoding serine hydrolase-like protein, producing the protein MVLRLSSRVLVFTRGLLVVAHGQDRASALALLLRQASSASLKQRLTRDLVVPVAHGQMAGKQWGPDDGQPVLALHGWLDNAAVFEPLVPFLKAEFKVVALDLPGHGLSSHLPPRGHYTLDSYVESVLSAVDHLKWDTFSVLGHGMGAGIGYYLAALQPDRVPRLASIEGSFPATYPNLRPEVAAGGEEGHRCSYTRKEVIDVMASRGHNAASAELLMTRGCARVSGGRYVFTADRRVQCAQPQGLYPGVFDRALPRYKNSLMVLQRDCRLSAGARPQLDALEAIVRCLGAEECSRFSYVVLESEKKNVHVTDPDTVARKVNDFMCT; encoded by the exons ATGGTTCTGAG GCTTAGCAGCCGCGTGCTGGTCTTCACGAGGGGCCTGCTGGTAGTGGCGCACGGCCAGGACCGGGCCAGTGCGCTGGCCCTCCTCCTCCGGCAGGCGTCCTCGGCGTCCCTGAAGCAGCGGCTCACCCGCGACCTCGTGGTTCCCGTGGCCCACGGCCAGATGGCGGGCAAGCAGTGGGGGCCCGACGACGGCCAGCCCGTGCTGGCGCTGCACGGCTGGCTGGACAACGCGGCCGTCTTCGAGCCCCTGGTGCCTTTCCTCAAGGCGGAATTCAAGGTGGTGGCCCTCGACCTCCCGGGCCACGGCTTGTCCTCGCACCTCCCACCCCGCGGCCACTACACCCTGGACAGCTACGTCGAGAGCGTGCTGTCAGCCGTCGACCACCTCAAGTGGGACACCTTCTCCGTGCTGGGACACGGCATGGGCGCCGGCATCGGCTACTACCTCGCCGCGTTGCAGCCGGATAGGGTTCCGCGGCTGGCCTCCATCGAGGGCTCGTTCCCGGCAACGTACCCCAACCTCCGGCCTGAGGTTGCTGCAGGCGGCGAAGAAGGCCATCGCTGCTCGTACACACGCAAGGAAGTCATCGACGTCATGGCTTCCAGAGGACACAACGCCGCCTCGGCGGAGCTGCTCATGACCAGGGGCTGCGCGCGCGTCTCCGGAGGTCGCTACGTGTTCACGGCCGACCGCAGGGTGCAGTGCGCTCAGCCGCAGGGACTCTATCCGGGCGTGTTCGACAGGGCGTTGCCCCGTTACAAGAACAGCCTGATGGTGCTGCAGCGGGACTGCAGGCTGTCGGCGGGAGCGAGGCCGCAGCTAGACGCCCTGGAGGCGATCGTGCGCTGCCTGGGCGCCGAGGAGTGCTCGCGTTTCAGCTACGTTGTGCTGGAGAGTGAGAAAAAGAACGTGCACGTGACCGACCCGGACACTGTGGCACGCAAGGTCAACGATTTCATGTGCACGTGA